The sequence below is a genomic window from Nakaseomyces glabratus chromosome F, complete sequence.
ATGCTGTTCAAAACTTGGACTTCAGAAGTATCATTTACGACAGTATTGCCGAGTCTGACTTCAAGCCTTATCTAGAGGCCCTAAAAATTGGTAAGCAAGACTTGCATTTGGATGGTAAGATGCAAAACAGACAGCACGAATATGTACCAGCAATTAGAGCAAGTTTGTCCATGAACTTATTGGCTATCATTGTCTCCTTCTTCCTAATGTGCTACGCTATTTTCTTATTAGTTTCTAAGAATGCTATGACTCACATGAAATGGTGTATTCTATTCTTCTTGACCATGAACAGTGCCTTGTTCTCTGGTTTGGGTGGTACTATTATCAGTGCTATGATTAACATCATTAAGTCCGGTACCCATGACGACAAGTACGGTGTTGTTTTCGATGACAACTCATCTATCCTAGGTCTTCTATGGTGTGCCTTTACTGTTGCCTTCCTATCTTACGTTGCAGCAACTTTGTCATGGTTCCAATTCTGGAGagaaaacaagaacaaaCCAGTTACATATCTTTCTTCTGGAACTTCTTCAGAAAATGAAAGTGTCACCTCCAGAGTCACTGAACATGCTAACAACAAGGCTGACGAAAAGGAATCAgtttgatttatttttgtcCATTACACTATAAAACGTtcattcaatatatttgctAAGTTTCTAAGGCAAACCCCAATTTCAGTTCTCCAACTAAACAAGTACCGCATTCAATGTCAACTAATTGGTAGTAGCAAGAGCATTAATATCACCAGAATGGTGTACTATATGCTTTCATTTCTTCACAAAAACtttgatttatttcatGCATTAGTTTGCGGTCTTACAGCGCAttaattcatttttttaatattttctagGCCTGTATTTAATACCTACGAcataattaatataattatcTGCATcattgtttattttttatcaatttatGACTCTCACAGCTAACACCTAACACTAGTGCAGAATTATAGTATTTTCTCTACTGTGTTAATTTCCTGCAGGAAGTTTTATATGTATTACGTGCAGGAAATCTAGTTTAAATCAGATTCCAGGCCTCATCATTACCCCTCCGCCGGTTGGATATTTCTAAATTACGTGTGAATCATCCGTCTACAAATAATTACGTGTAATCAGGTTTGAGGATTTATAGCATATGGGCTCGGTAGCACAAAACTcataaaaacaaagaacTTTGCTTTTTACTGATGTGTATAATCTTATAGTAGTTTAAACGGGGTAGTAGCTATTCCCctacttttctttatcatcaCGTAGAGCACCTTATCTGGTTTAGTTGCGTTACAAGCAAGTAAACATTACGTATTAGAAGTGGCATACGACTTCCACGGAATGATTTTAGTGACATCATAGATAAAGCTTAACAGTTAACTAATTCACATATTATCTCCATCATGGTTAATGAGAATGAACTGTAATTAAGCCGTCAGGACTCAATTTAAACCGAACTTGAAGATGCTAGGCACTCCTTCTCGGACTTTTTAATTTCCCTTAATTTTAGAGACTGTAATTCCCGATACGGCAGTAATTAACAAAATAAAGGGTGAAGTGAAATTTCTGCAACAAAATACAGTAGTCAAAACCAATAACGGTAACGTTTTATTTGGCGTTGTTATGGTGATAAGACTGTTTGCTCGTAAATTGCACCGTTGATGTTAGAATACTTAGTACTTAATATTAAATTCCTGGTTTCCTGCATTAGTGTTTGTGGCCGTCTACATCCGCAGATAGATCACGCATGCATCAAATTTAATTCCTATATCGTCATTGTGCAACGTACCAATTTTTGAAGCTACATCAATCTTACGTTTGTTTATGTATTCCTGACTTCTTTATCATGCACCGAAATTGTAATAATTTTACACAAAAGTATAGTAGACCTATGCAGGTATCTGAAATATACTTGATACTGACCGAATAAGGGAATTTGATTATTAGTAACGGCACATGCGGAACTACTCTGACTACATATTAACATACAAGCATCTGAACCTTCTAGATGATTCTCAGTGACGTTTTGTTTACAATCTAGTCACTTATACTAGCATGTTCCGGTTACCTGGCACAGCTTTTGTTACTTCGTTAGCATAAGGttccttttcttctctaTTTGGGTGTGTACAAACATTAAGCCTCTTTCCTAACCCCTCCATTCATAGGTTAGAATGTTTTCCTGACGGCTCATACGCCTGATAACTATGTAAGACAAGAAGCAGAGGTCTTATGTAAATCTATATAATGTAATTATCGGCCCTTACTAGGGAAATTTTATTGTTGCAGATAATGATTTCTTGTCGAATTGCTATTATTCAAGAATTACTAAGGAAATACGGTTGTTGATGCTGTAAAGTACTTAGTAAAACTTAATAAATGACTAAATACGCAAGAAATAATTTACCAGTGCATAGAATATGCATATGCAGTGCAGTGCAACGCCGATATTAGGAACCTAATGTGTATTGAAAGGCAATGATTTTAGCCGAGGATTAATTACgtataaaaaatattgggGTAGGGTACGTTGTTGAGTTACCCAGGCTCATATAGTTTATcgtatttctttttgtttgggATTTTATGTTGTATACTTTAACATGATTAATAGTAATGTTAGGCGGTCAgaaaacatataaatagAGAGGTATGTTTCCAGATATCGAATAATTTAAATCTTTCAagtttataatattttttattattgaattttttttatatatgtatcAACAAACCATCAACAGCATTGACATATACAAGTCACTACATCAAAGCAGCATATACATTTAAAAAACAGGCATTACTATTTTAATATGAAGGTTTCTACTATTTTCTCAGTTTCTTTGATTGCAGGAGCACTTGCTGCACCAGCAGTGGTTACCGTCACTAAAGAAGCACCACCAGCACGGGTTACTGTTCAAGCAGTTGTCAATGTTGAGGATGGGGGAAGACAATCATCCTTATCAACACTGGAGAAGAAGACTAAAACCAAATCCCAGAAGAAGACCAAGCCAACACCATCTACTGATCTAGATAAAAGGgcacaaaagaaaagatccAACTTATCGGAATGGCAACAAAAGATGTTGGATCAACACAATAAGAAGAGAGAATTGCACAAAGACACTGACAGTTTGGTTTGGAATGACAACCTGGCAATTCTGGCCCAATCATATGCAGACAGATATGATTGTTCAGGTAATTTAGCTCACAATCCAGAGTTCATCGAAGCCATCGGCGAAAACTTGGCAGTAGGGTACGACGATATCGATGCCATTGATGCTTGGTATGACGAAATCCAACATTATGACTACAGTAACCCAGTTCACCAAGGAAGAACCGCTCACTTTACTCAATTGGTCTGGAAGGATACTAAGAACGTAGGCTGCGCTTACAAAACATGTGGTGGAGATTTGTACAATTACATCGTTTGTGAATACGACCCAGCCGGTAATTGGGCTGGAGAATTCGCCGACAATGTTAAACCATtgaagtaaaaaaatttgcaaTATAAAAGTTCCACATAATGGACTTCATTCCAGTTATGTTATGGTTTTTACCAAATTTCGTCTACTTTGCAATTAACGGAATGATTCATTTCATAAACCATTAATTCGAAAGTATTGATCACTAATTAGTTCGTCGCAGTAAATTTCATGTTCTTAATCATTTGGccactaaaaaaaaaataatatacagtgtaaaaactgaaaaaataaaaaaaaaaaaaataaccaAGCAATAGTTAAATTCACAATTCCACTCAGTGATGAACATAAGTAAATGTTATCAAGACATTAAATAACTTTATAATTTAATAATACATTTCCACATAAAGATTTAATTTGATCACTCTGTCTCATTGCAGACGTACTTATGAACCTAGAAAAATAGATCTCGAAATTCTAGTTTTTAATTAACTGTAATCAACTAGAGTTTTAACTTTCTGGTACATCACAAACGAATTGCATGGCTTGGAAGATATGAACCTATAACCAATAGTTCAGattatttttgtagttAAGGAAAGAGAAGTCGGTGAGTGAACTGGAGTCGCTAATTCTCAATTTAGAGCATAAAGTGCTGAAGATATTAATCCGCGATGAGTGAGTCCGAACAAAGCAGCGATGAACAAGAACTACTAATCAACACTAGACAACGTAGATCAAATGCTGGTAATAGGCTACAGAAACTTCTCGAGCAAGAGATAGAAGAATTACAGACGAGGACTCAGGCActagatgaagatgaaatagacttattattcaaagaagatgaagaggatGCAGATTTTGAAATGGTCGATGACGAAGACAATGAATCAcataatgaagaagaaaatgaaatagatAATGCAGATGGTAAAGAAGAATCAGAAGTACCGACGGAAAGCAAAGATAGTGAGTTgcaagatgaagatgttaTGTTAAGTGATTCTTCGTCAGAAGATGAGCCGGATAATCAAGATGATGAATCTGGTGAGAAAGAGTTAATACGGCAAGAGAgattaaagaagaaaaaactcCAGAAGTTGAGAAAAAAACCGCTCGTCATCAAGCGAACTGCACCGATCATTGACTctgaaaataaaactaaGAAACGAAAGGTTAGTTCTGACGTAATAAATGCAGAAGATTTGCtttcaaataatagaaGAACTTCGTCAAGATCATCGgttattcaaaataaattacaAGTGTATGAAAAACTATCACAAGCagaaaaaagaagacaGATAATAAGGGAGCGTATGCAGAAATCGAGAGATAAGGAGCAAATTAAGGTCCTCACACAGGAAGACCGTATGCGAATTGCTTTGGAAACAGAACAGGCAAACTTACTGAGCTTGAATAAATACAAGGAACAAGAAGTTTCGAAAAAACAGCACAGATTAGCGATGCAGCAACGacaaaaaatgaaattcaaACCAGGAGAAATGATAATCACAGAGTTATCAACAACGTGGGAGGTAACTCCAGTAATGGAAATAGAAGATTATGAGTATTGGAAAGAGCAAATTGAAAAGcgtaataaaaaaaagaaaaaatatccAAGAAAGCcgcgaaaaaaaaataatgaaggCGCAGAGTCACACAGAAATGGAGGTGATGTATGCCAAAAAGAAGTTTCTGATACTCATATTGAGATATCAAGGCCAATTATTTATGATAACGGTAACATATATTTAAACCAATCATATTTTAACAACAAATGcaattatcaaaaagaCAATGCTACAGATTTGGATGGAAATAAGCATATGTGCATTCCATTAGAGAATAATTCTGAACCTCGATCGATATTGCCCGATGATTTAGAACAGAATAGGCAAAAGGCTGACTATATCAGTATTTTGGATTCTGAAACAAATAATCTATCATCAGGCATCATTCCACAAGCTTCTTTTATCGAAGTAAATAATCAGGATTTGAGTGAGAATTCCGATATATTTACAGGCACGTCTATAAAAATGGATGTTGATTCACTGAAAGTTGAGGGAAAAAATGGTTTAAATATCTCAGAGGAAAATTCCTCTGTTGACGTCCCTGCCAAAATGGGAGAACGTTGGATTAAAAATGGAATTACTGTTCCCTCTGATGGAGTTAATAGTAGTGTAGACCTTAACATTTCTAAATTCGTGGCTGGTCCAACGATCGATGAAGAGATTAATAAAGTCACTACAGTGGCAAATGATGATAACAAGGCTTCAACTCATCAACGCAATATTAAGATTGAAGAGTGTGGTGAAGATATGAGTTTAAAGCATGCACAAAATGAGGATTTAGATGTGACAGCTAGTATCAAGAACAGTTCGGATGCTAAAACTGAGAGAGGTGAATTGATTGATCAGAGTTTGAATAATGATGTACCGAATGAAAATATTGCTGATACTATGGACAgtgaagaacaaaaaagaatttaCGAGGGTCCGAATCAAATGGTATCAAAGAACTTTGTTGTGGCATATACTGTGGTTCATGATACTCTGTCTAAACCAACTCATGACTTGCTGTTTGGCTCAGGCTGGAAGGGACCTCCAAATAAAAGCTACGACACGGAAACCTTATTTGtctcaaaaaataataatgggGCTGTTGATGATATAACATCAGAGATAAAGCCAGATTTAacatttcttgaaaaataCCCAGCGTTTGGAGAATTCGAGAGAAAAGTTGTCCAAGAAGTCAGTGAGAATACTGCCAAAGATCTGGAGattaatataaaaacagCACCTCCTACTGGTATATTTTTGCCAAGTGGTATGAGAAAGAAGTGTTtaatcaacaacaaagatTGTCATTATTTTGATCCTAAGAACGGTGTGCCTTATTCTGATGTAGAAGCGTACAAAATTATTCAAGAGCTCCAGTCATTCGATGTGAATCCTGAGACTAatcattttttcaaatggCAAGGTTTCGCTAATGGTGGTATTTTCCTTGATGTGAATGAGAAACCAGCAGAAGGTGTCCCAGACAATTTTTAaatcaacaaaattaaACTACGTTAGATCATCAATGGACGggtattttatataaaatGCATAGAATTCTATAGATACAATTTACTCCTTGTTGAATGCTTCAACTAATGATTTAAAATGATCCTCTGTTTCTTTGATCAATAAAGGTACGGCGTTGTTGCTTTGCTGTTCACCAATTTGTTGATCAAATGTACCTTGCTGTACAACAGGTGACAACATGCTCTCTTCTGTCAAGTGTGTCAACTTCTGTTGCTGCATCAAATTGTACAAATACAAGTAATTTACTGCTAAAAACTTTTCTGGAGACTTCGTGGTTTTACTAATTTTTGTCATTACAGTCTCAAATTCATTCCTCAACCTAGGTATGGATTGGTATAAAGGTTCTGAACGTTCATCCACATTCTCCTTATGATTGACTGATAATGTCAAAAGGCTGAAAATCATTTTACCAAACTGTACTGTTAATTCATGTGGTGACGATAAAATATCAGCTACTCCAGTATTTTTTCCTGGTCTTACAGTTATATTTAgttttctaatattttggCATTGTATATCTATCAGTTGCTGGAATTTCGGCCACAAGGTAATTAATTGAACACTGAAAAAATCGTCAATTGCAGATGGTAAAGATTTCTGTATAATTGAATACTGCAGTAAATTTGTTATTCTGATTGAAATTAAGATGCCGAATATATCAAATGTGTTCTGTATTAGTTGTTTTGTATATTCAATTGCTTGGTTAAAAGTTGGTTGGAATATCTGTTCAAGAACACCATTCAATTCACCTTCTGAATTGTGGTTCGTTTTAAAAAATGTGGATAAAAATTTAAACTCGGCTGCACAGTTATCTAAGATGGCCAAGTTTAAGTTTTTGAAACCAATTTCTAAATagttttctctttgatTATGTTCCGCAATTTGGGAGACCATCACAGTATTATCCTCCTTGGTAAGTAAGTCAAGTCTTCGCTCCACTTGAAAGTATTGATTTATTGAATCATCGCTCACCGTTGCAGTTGATAAGGAAGTTGGCATCAAATAACTCGAGAAGGAATATCCACTATTGTTGGTATTAGCATAGCCTGGTGGTGAAATAGATAATCCGTTACCTAGAACATAATGGTTGTCAATGTTTTTAAATGACAAAATTGTTAGTGATCTTATGTATCTGCCAAAATATGCTGAATAATACCACTTCATGGTGTATGCGTAGGCTTGACGGAGTTCGAGTGCCATAgataaattattttctacCATAAACTGGAAAATCTTATTTACATTCATCAATTCGTATTGTAGCTTTTGTGATGGAACTGGAGTATTACTTCTTAATGATTTAATTTTAAAGACTATGTACTTCTTTGATCTTTCCAGAATTACCAATTTAAGAACGTCTAGAATATCACATAGATCATTAAAATCTTTTGGTTTTAAACCATCAAAACCTTGATCCTTATATTTCTTATAGATCTCCTGCTTATCCATTATAAAGTCGATGTTTTCTTGCCACGATTGATCGATCTTACCATGTAATATATCTTGTATTACTTCAGGAGGTATAATTAGATCATTCACCAATGGGCTTatattctttaatttaTCTGAATTGTATTCTAAGAGTGTTTTCAAATATGTCGATTTTTCTCGGATATTATCAAGGTCTCTAGTATGTTCATTTAGCGTATTCTTAAATTCgttcaaatattcttttaatGGTGGGATTATATTATCTATAGTGTTATGTAACACTTCTCTTCTATGTTCTAGTTTATTTCGGTCGTCAGaaagtttttgatttgCTGTTGTGCCAATCTGATTATGTTCTTTGCAGAAAATACTGTAAGGATCATCTTGATCAATTATCGCTTTTGCCTGAAAATCAGCACTAATGCCCAACGTTTCCCTTAGCACATCCATTATTATTGCTATAAGTTTATTTAAGCCTCTATAGTGATTTGCACTATTAATCACTTCACAATCTATTCTAAGGAAAAGAATCAAATAATCGACCTTTAAATAAATGGGCTGTCAGTACAGAACGAATTGACTTATGCTTGGCAATAAAAGGGCCAGACAGTATCGATGttcaaatgaaaattaATTATAATGAATGTCTAATATGTTAGTGCCATCGATAAATTAAAACTAAACCTCAGAAAGGGCAACACACTTATGTTGCTATTCACCATAATTATGGCCCTTTAACTTGAtgaaatttgaatttttgtttgtttccATTAATTTGAAGACGTTAGTCAGGGTAAACGAAATTCACTAGTTTTGCAACCTTGAGCACATTACTACATCAGAAGTTCCTTTCCACCAAGAGATATCCTTCAATTTGACCTCATCTGGTGGTGACACTGTGACCCCCTCGGATCCAAGGTATATCGAGCCAATTGTTACAATCAAACTATCTATCAAATCTGAACACATAAGCAATTGGTTAATCACGTGACTTCCGCCTTCAATCATAACAGATTTCATATCATAGTTTCTCCTCAATGTGTCTAGTATACTTTTCCATGAAATCCTGTCATTAGCATCAGGTTCCATAATCATATACTCTACATTAGCTTCTTTGACTTTTGGTGTCTTGGTTGTAATGACTATAGGTGGCTTGCCCATTCCTTGATTGCATAGctcttccatttttgaaCCTGAATACTTCCACTTCAGTTTAGGATCCAGAATTATCGGTCTTGGCgatttttcttccattGATTCATCAGGATCATTATTGGGTCCGATCCATTTGCAATTCAACCCTGGATCATCTGCTAGGACAGTTCCAGAACCAATTAAAATGCCATCGTGAAAGTACCTCAAATAATGGGTCATTTCTTTCGTCTCGATGTGTGATATGGTAGTTCTCACACCTCTTTGTTTAGCTATCTTTGCATCAATAGATTGTGCATATGTCAGTGTGACAAACGGTCTGCCATTCCGATGACCATCCGGAAGATAGTTTTTAAGAAATGGTGGTAAATCGTCCCTAACTCTCAGCATAATTGAATTTGTAGTTGTCTTATCTTTCTGTTCTTTACTGAACAACACTCAAAAAAGACACATTGACAAATAGTAAGACACATCGTTATTTGTTCAAATCTTATGAACTTTTTAAATCAAACTAGTTAAactttttcttgaaattaaGCAATTAAGATAGATATCTTGCAAATTTATTTatgtaaataaataatcAGGTAAAGGGTCAAGATACTAcaaaaattacaaatatatgTTACATACAAACCAATCATGTTTTATGACAGCGTACAGAATTAGTTCACTATGTCATCGCGGTTGTTTATCCtatttatttcatcttGTTCAAGAGACAGTTGTTTCCGAACTAATATAGCTCTCTGGCGTTCTTTTCTGTTCTGTTGTCGCTGAGACCATAGGTCTAGTTCTTTTGCTGGATCAATAGaatcgtcatcatcaatcTCTAAAGTCTTTCGTATTAATTCTTTATCTGATGCAGAATAACTTAACTCTGTTTGCCTTCGCAGCTCATCTCTCTCATAGGCAATTTGATTAGCCTGATCAATTGACCGTTTTAATTTATCTTGTGCTTTCTGTTCATTATTATCGATAGTATCGGGATTGGGTATAATAGTTGACTTTTTTAGTAGGACAGGTTTATGAAAGACTGGTTCTTCGTCACTACTCGACGTTTCGGTGCTGTAGTCTTCACTGCTGTCAGACATTTgatttattaattataaTCGATAATATGACCGAACTTCAAATCaaaatgtaaatatatGAGTTATAAGTAGTGATAATTAGCGGCAAATTAAGCAATATATGCATTCCATAGATGCGATGCTCTTCAATATGACTACTATGACTTCGtccaaaaatataaacaatGGCAATAACAAAATAGTGGCTTCTTAAGTTTTGCTTTCTATAAATTATAACTTAACAGTACCTAAAACGTaatcattaatattaaattatGTAGTGGTGATATTTGAGCGGTTTAGCTTCCTATACAATTATTGTAAATTGTGATCGAATATGTATAATACAAGTCTATTAGTGTTGGAGGtgttatatattattaccAAGAATCATACTTCTTAACACATCTTATCTTCTCAGGGAATGGTAACTTACCATGATCTGGTACAATCAGATGGTTGACTATGTGAGGAATATCCTTTGGAGTTATTCTACCAAACCATACTAGTGTATGTTGATCTTTTAGATATATCTGCACATTTGCAGCAAATTTATGTCCACCAACATGATTTATATAGGAGACATTGACACCATCGCCTCTCAGGTCAGAATTATCTCTAAACAGTCCATGATTCTGAAGCTCCCTGTCAAAgatctttttcaatataGGTGCAGTAATTCCACATCTTTTATCTCTTGTTTTATGAGAACAAATAAAGATGAACGCTTTTTTATGTGACTCGTAAAGGTATTCCTTACTTGCTATTAGTTGTTTAATGTCAGTCTTTGGATCCAAAATTGCCGGTACAAGTTCGTCCAATATTGCTTCTACATTGTCACTTCTTAAATCCTGTATCCAAATACCAAATGGTAATACTAAGACGTTATTCTTGGTGCCTCTCATGGCTTCAATATCCAAGATATTAAGTGGCATAGATGTCACGTTACAATTCATCGAGACACCACCACAGCCAGTAATGGCCGATAGTCTTTCAGTATTCTCAGAGCACCAGGTActtattttatattgtACAGAGTTAGGTTTCTCCATACACGCATCAAATTGCCAATCCATCTGTGAGGTCGGCACAATGAAATGAACTTTAGGGATCTTAGAGGAATTAAAGAGCTCCGTCTCATGATCAATGACAAGCTTGTCAAACACTTTCTCACCGGATTGTATCTCATCTAAaccttcttcattttgGCAATCGCAATTCAAACAAGAATCATCGATCAATTCGATGTTCTTTGCAATCTCCTGTTTTGCGTTATCGGATAGTAAAGTCATCGCGTTCAATACCTATAGAATTCCcttaaaattaataatgaaaagtaAACAGGAGCAGTACACTGAACCAAGATCTAAATTGGGGGGCCTTTCGAGCTAATATAAAACAGTCGACTGTTATTACcttgtatttatattaataatcTTTGATTTCTCGATGAGATGAACACTTAAGGTTGTTAACTCCGACGGCCcactaatttttttgtcacaATTATCTGGGGGAGTGGGAATTTTGGCACGATTTATCTCCGTGTAGTGATAAAGAAGCACctaaatttaaaaaatgaagaaaataactatcaaattttgaaattgcaCCACGTAATTTCGTAATTGTTACTTAATTGACGTTTTCTCGAGAAACTAGATGCAAGATCTCCCAGATCTTGTCCATGTTAAccttttattttgtaattatCTGgttttataaaatatagTATTGAATGGAGactaattaataataaaaaatttttgaaaacatAATAAAATTACATATATGGGAAGTCACAGTCATATGTTCAGTGTTGTGTGTCGGTTTTCTTATAGTGAGAGGTTCAACTAGATCGTAATCCCATCTAGTTTTGTAAAGAGGCTTTTTATGGATATTGTAGATTATGAAGGAGCTTCCTTTGTTACCACGTTGTGTTGATATTATCTATTCAATGGCATATTCAGATAGACTTTCGAAAAATAATGACTTTAGAGAAACTCAATACTCTTGCATATTTGCATTCCACCAAAAGAATAACTATATTTTGACATCTTATGAATGATAATAAGCCTTGTCTCGATAGCATATCTTGTTAAgtaatgatgaaaaatgaTGGGCCAGCGTTTTAATTTACGTGCTCTTTAAGATCGAGAGCTAGATAAAATTCACCGCGGCAAAAGAATCCAGAGAAACTATGTGGTTTTCCATAGTGGTTAATGAGTTTTTCTGATATATTGACAAGTGTATTTGGAAATGTAATAAAGATCTTCATGAATATAAGATATAATACGACAATggcaacaaaaaaaagcaaaaagaaaacataATACCTTATAACAATACCTGATGTTGTCTCTACTAATAGAATAAAAAGTGAAATAAAGAGTTTTTTGTATTGATGATAAAAGGAGGTTGTACCCAGTATATTCGTTGCTTCTCCTTTCTACAAAATTGTACATTTCTTACTTTTCTTGATAACTGGTGGTTCCAATGCAGCAACGATGGCTTCATCGAAAACGTTCTTTAGACCACGTTGAGTTAGAGCCGAACACTCAACGTACTTCACAGCTCTCAACTCTCTTGCCAGTCTTTCACCTTGTTCTGCTGTGATAGGACGCAGTCTTTGTCTTCGCAACTTCTCGATAATGACTTTATCATCTCTAAGATCGACCTGGGTACCAACCACTAGACATGGTACACCTGGACAATGGTGATGCACTTCAGGGAACCATTTTTCCTTTACATTCTCAAAGGATGGTGGAGATATGACACTGAAACAAACTAGGAAAACATCAGTGGATGGGTACGACAGAGGTCTTAATCTATCATAATCTTCTTGCCCTGCGGTATCGAATAGACCTAATGTGTATGGTTCATCACCAATCATAACAGTGACTGCATAGTTGTCGAAAACTGTTGGGACATAATCCGCTGGAAATTGGTTTGTAGTATAAGAGATCAGAAGACACGTTTTACCGACGGCACCATCACCTACAACAACACATTTTAGAGTCTGcatattttctgttttgttTCTCTGTTATttatctctttttttttatattaactACCACTTCGAGACCACTTCTTTGCAATTTACCAGCTTTATGCTTGTAAAATTATCTttataataaattcaaaagacCAAGTATTAAGGTAGGCGGCGAAACAGCTGATTTAAGGAGACGTTTGAAAACCTTGAAACCAAATAATATAACTATGATTTGGAAAACCTGGAATGAATTGCTATATTTCCCACTTTTGAAGtactaaaagaaatgacACGTCCCTAGTTGGTATTCAGAGTATGGAAAATGCTAATATCTATTAGTGAAGCTAACTTATCCTTCCCAATTTAGAAATAACTTGCAACTAAAAGAATTCTAAACTTGTTATTAACTGCAATACCCAGGGCGCAAGGTGGCTACTACTAATTACCGTGTGCGTTCGATGGATTTGTGTGCGTTTTGGAATCGTGTTGCGCTTTGCTCCTCTTTGGTCGACCAGAAAGAAATTTCGTTTCGTCTGGGGTCAGGGTGATGTCTGTTTATTATTGCGTGTGAAGGTATAATTAACGTGACTTATACTCTACCTTTCCAAGCTTTGTGTACACCCTGTGTAACTTACCAATATAGTGGTGTCTTATATAATATG
It includes:
- the RIB7 gene encoding 2,5-diamino-6-(ribosylamino)-4(3H)-pyrimidinone 5'-phosphate reductase (CAGL0F05203g~Putative 2,5-diamino-6-ribitylamino-4(3H)-pyrimidinone 5'-phosphate synthase involved in riboflavin (vitamin B2) biosynthesis), whose translation is MLRVRDDLPPFLKNYLPDGHRNGRPFVTLTYAQSIDAKIAKQRGVRTTISHIETKEMTHYLRYFHDGILIGSGTVLADDPGLNCKWIGPNNDPDESMEEKSPRPIILDPKLKWKYSGSKMEELCNQGMGKPPIVITTKTPKVKEANVEYMIMEPDANDRISWKSILDTLRRNYDMKSVMIEGGSHVINQLLMCSDLIDSLIVTIGSIYLGSEGVTVSPPDEVKLKDISWWKGTSDVVMCSRLQN
- the SPP381 gene encoding U4/U6-U5 snRNP complex subunit SPP381 (CAGL0F05225g~Ortholog(s) have role in generation of catalytic spliceosome for first transesterification step and U4/U6 x U5 tri-snRNP complex, cytosol localization); the encoded protein is MSDSSEDYSTETSSSDEEPVFHKPVLLKKSTIIPNPDTIDNNEQKAQDKLKRSIDQANQIAYERDELRRQTELSYSASDKELIRKTLEIDDDDSIDPAKELDLWSQRQQNRKERQRAILVRKQLSLEQDEINRINNRDDIVN
- the APD1 gene encoding Apd1p (CAGL0F05247g~Ortholog(s) have cytoplasm, nucleus localization), translated to MTLLSDNAKQEIAKNIELIDDSCLNCDCQNEEGLDEIQSGEKVFDKLVIDHETELFNSSKIPKVHFIVPTSQMDWQFDACMEKPNSVQYKISTWCSENTERLSAITGCGGVSMNCNVTSMPLNILDIEAMRGTKNNVLVLPFGIWIQDLRSDNVEAILDELVPAILDPKTDIKQLIASKEYLYESHKKAFIFICSHKTRDKRCGITAPILKKIFDRELQNHGLFRDNSDLRGDGVNVSYINHVGGHKFAANVQIYLKDQHTLVWFGRITPKDIPHIVNHLIVPDHGKLPFPEKIRCVKKYDSW
- the CDC42 gene encoding Rho family GTPase CDC42 (CAGL0F05269g~Ortholog(s) have GTPase activity), which encodes MQTLKCVVVGDGAVGKTCLLISYTTNQFPADYVPTVFDNYAVTVMIGDEPYTLGLFDTAGQEDYDRLRPLSYPSTDVFLVCFSVISPPSFENVKEKWFPEVHHHCPGVPCLVVGTQVDLRDDKVIIEKLRRQRLRPITAEQGERLARELRAVKYVECSALTQRGLKNVFDEAIVAALEPPVIKKSKKCTIL